The Xanthomonas indica genome has a segment encoding these proteins:
- a CDS encoding DUF885 domain-containing protein: MRKHLLAAALLAALAGCQKPADAPAAGNAAAGQAAATADAAADASFAALSKRAVDTWMQLSPVGATQTGDHRYDSELDDLSAAGRQKSLDASKQLLAELDKLDVAKLSRENQVDAAILRNQLQSDIWNSEVAQGWATDPQVYNGLAGGAIYGLMAREFAPLPERLKSATARMEKIPALFAQARANLDPARVSEISAKTVAKQNRGILSIVDSFIVPHIQELPQADAQRLQAAIEGLKQAVAEQQTWLDQTLVPNAKGDFRLGAEKYDQKLKFALNSSLSRADIKQRADAELKRVRQDMYGIARTVLKDKPGAPALVDAPSDEQQQKAIEAALELAYAQHPARDKVVEAAKASLADATDFVRKKDLVTLPDAPVDIILMPEFQRGVAVAYCDSPGPLDKNLKTFYAVSPIPDDWTAQQADSFLREYNSRMIHLLSIHEGVPGHYVEGWHSAKFPSTLRGVLRSGVFAEGWAVYTERMMQEQGYLDNDPLFHLVQLKFYLRSIANALLDQGVHVDGWSKEQALHLMVHDTFQQQSEAEGKWVRAQLTSAQLPTYFVGVQEHLDLRKAMQDKLGAKFNLKAYHDQVLSYGAPPVRFVRELMLDEPIK; the protein is encoded by the coding sequence ATGCGCAAGCACCTGCTCGCCGCCGCCCTGCTCGCCGCCCTCGCCGGCTGCCAGAAACCCGCCGACGCGCCCGCCGCCGGCAACGCCGCCGCCGGCCAGGCCGCAGCCACGGCCGACGCGGCCGCCGACGCCAGCTTCGCCGCACTGTCCAAGCGCGCCGTCGACACCTGGATGCAGCTGTCCCCGGTCGGCGCCACCCAGACCGGCGACCACCGCTACGACAGCGAACTGGACGACCTCAGCGCCGCGGGCCGGCAGAAGAGCCTGGACGCGAGCAAGCAGTTGCTGGCCGAACTGGACAAGCTCGACGTCGCCAAGCTCTCGCGCGAGAACCAGGTGGACGCGGCGATCCTGCGCAACCAGTTGCAGTCCGACATCTGGAACAGCGAGGTGGCGCAGGGCTGGGCGACCGATCCGCAGGTCTACAACGGCCTGGCCGGCGGCGCGATCTACGGGCTGATGGCGCGCGAGTTCGCGCCGCTGCCGGAGCGGCTGAAGTCGGCCACCGCGCGCATGGAGAAGATCCCGGCGCTGTTCGCGCAGGCGCGCGCCAACCTGGACCCGGCGCGCGTGTCGGAGATCAGCGCCAAGACCGTGGCCAAGCAGAACCGCGGCATCCTCAGCATCGTCGACAGCTTCATCGTCCCGCACATCCAGGAACTGCCCCAGGCCGACGCGCAGCGCCTGCAGGCCGCGATCGAGGGCCTGAAGCAGGCCGTGGCCGAGCAGCAGACCTGGCTGGACCAGACCCTGGTGCCCAACGCCAAGGGCGACTTCCGCCTGGGCGCGGAGAAGTACGATCAGAAGCTGAAGTTCGCGCTCAACTCCTCGCTGTCGCGCGCCGACATCAAGCAGCGCGCCGACGCCGAACTCAAGCGCGTGCGCCAGGACATGTACGGCATCGCCCGCACCGTGCTCAAGGACAAGCCCGGCGCGCCGGCCCTGGTCGATGCGCCCAGCGACGAACAGCAGCAGAAGGCGATCGAGGCGGCGCTGGAGCTGGCCTACGCGCAGCATCCCGCACGCGACAAGGTGGTCGAGGCCGCCAAGGCTTCGCTGGCCGACGCCACCGACTTCGTGCGCAAGAAGGACCTGGTGACCCTGCCCGACGCGCCGGTGGACATCATCCTGATGCCCGAATTCCAGCGCGGCGTGGCGGTGGCGTACTGCGATTCGCCCGGTCCGCTGGACAAGAACCTGAAGACCTTCTACGCAGTGTCGCCGATTCCCGACGACTGGACCGCGCAGCAAGCCGACTCGTTCCTGCGCGAATACAACAGCCGCATGATCCACCTGCTGAGCATCCACGAGGGCGTGCCCGGGCATTACGTGGAAGGCTGGCACTCGGCCAAGTTCCCGTCCACGCTGCGCGGCGTGCTGCGTTCGGGCGTGTTCGCCGAGGGCTGGGCGGTGTATACCGAGCGGATGATGCAGGAGCAGGGCTACCTGGACAACGATCCGCTGTTCCACCTGGTGCAGCTGAAGTTCTACCTGCGCAGCATCGCCAATGCGCTGCTCGACCAGGGCGTGCACGTGGACGGCTGGAGCAAGGAACAGGCGCTGCACCTGATGGTCCACGACACGTTCCAGCAGCAGAGCGAGGCCGAGGGCAAGTGGGTGCGCGCGCAGCTGACCTCGGCGCAGTTGCCGACCTACTTCGTCGGCGTGCAGGAGCACCTGGACCTGCGCAAGGCGATGCAGGACAAGCTCGGCGCCAAGTTCAACCTCAAGGCCTACCACGACCAGGTGCTGTCCTACGGCGCGCCGCCGGTGCGGTTCGTGCGCGAGCTGATGCTGGACGAGCCGATCAAGTAA
- a CDS encoding DUF4349 domain-containing protein — translation MSIAACSRDGESARLPAADLYAADAAGSAATAAEAAAQAADASFAAAAPGEEHRAMATLAYEHEVSVALPAAQIPARLKQLQEGCLKSSFGACTVLQVEQRGGERPHGELSVRIAPAGVEPLIAQAGKDGQIESRTTHAEDLAQAVQDNDAQRQRLQAEQRRLQEFQQRRDLSVADMIALSEKLAAVETQLLTTSQEAAQQRRRLDTQRVTLTFSAPTAERSRSDIGDALRDSGEIFAGSIAWAIRAVVGLAPFVLLGYALWRLIAWRRRRRRSA, via the coding sequence ATGTCGATCGCTGCCTGCAGCCGCGATGGCGAGAGCGCGCGATTGCCGGCCGCCGACCTCTACGCCGCCGATGCCGCCGGGAGTGCTGCCACGGCCGCCGAGGCCGCGGCGCAGGCGGCAGACGCGTCGTTTGCCGCAGCCGCGCCTGGCGAAGAGCATCGTGCCATGGCGACGCTGGCCTACGAGCACGAGGTCAGCGTGGCGCTGCCGGCAGCGCAGATTCCCGCCCGACTCAAGCAGTTGCAGGAAGGCTGCCTGAAATCCAGTTTCGGCGCCTGCACGGTATTGCAGGTCGAACAGCGCGGTGGCGAGCGGCCGCACGGCGAACTGAGCGTGCGGATCGCGCCGGCCGGGGTCGAGCCGTTGATCGCGCAGGCGGGCAAGGATGGCCAGATCGAGAGCCGCACCACCCATGCCGAGGATCTGGCGCAGGCGGTGCAGGACAACGACGCGCAGCGCCAGCGCCTGCAGGCCGAGCAGCGGCGCCTGCAGGAGTTCCAGCAACGCCGCGATCTCAGCGTGGCCGACATGATCGCGCTGTCGGAGAAGCTGGCTGCCGTGGAAACGCAGTTGCTCACCACCAGCCAGGAGGCCGCGCAGCAGCGCCGGCGCCTGGATACGCAGCGGGTGACGTTGACGTTCTCGGCGCCGACCGCCGAGCGTAGCCGCAGCGACATCGGCGATGCGCTGCGCGACAGCGGCGAAATCTTCGCCGGATCGATCGCCTGGGCGATTCGCGCGGTAGTGGGGTTGGCACCGTTCGTGCTGCTCGGCTATGCGCTGTGGCGGCTGATCGCCTGGCGCCGACGTCGGCGTCGTTCCGCCTAG